In Tachysurus fulvidraco isolate hzauxx_2018 chromosome 9, HZAU_PFXX_2.0, whole genome shotgun sequence, the sequence TATTCatctttgtctgtttctggatcagtctggccaaattcagtgaaatagtCATCGCCGAATGGAGGAATCTACTAGAGATGACTCTACTAGGGGTATTACCTCATCCAGTGCATTAGCCAGGGGTGTTCCCCTTGAATATATTTGTGCTGTGGCAGGTTGGTCCTCTccacacacctttatcaggttcgacctggacttggaccccactccagggtcccaggtcctgcagggccATTGATggtctgttcccagtctgctcacgctctctcacggcctctggcacagtcaaTGACCAGTGTGTGGGGGCTTGgatattggcattcccatagcgtcagccctgatgcagcgttgagttccctcaaaagggaactacacaaagttatgtacagtatgtaacccggttccctgagaagggaatggGATGCTGCGTAGCTGGCCACTCTCGCTTCCTTTAGACAactagaagctggagtaatgtgatgtagatgccctaATATGGACTAACTGGCACGTAATCActtcgtcacgtgtcctttccaagccattaaattggcgtgtgtgcacacagagcttcagacacaacttcctcacagaagcgttcccatagctTAGTAAAATACTTAGAAAAAGTATTTTCAGGAtgttttaatgcaaatttacagattaattaattaacataattaacAAGGGATCTTTGGCTAAAATAAATGCTGTAACGTCTTAAACTTTGACTGATGTGTTTAAGTAAATCTTTTGTAGTTGAATTGAAAGTTTTAGCATAAATATAACTTATTTCACATCATCTACAAGGATCaattatatgaattatatgGAAATGATACGAAACTAGCTGTTGAAATATGTtaagatcaaaataaaatacattaatagaTTAGATATTaggtaatatttttatttgaccaTTTTATTCACTTTCTTTTATAGAAACCTAAGGCAGATAAGTGAGCAGAAACCTCCCACATAACCAGTGTTCACATCATGTCAAAACGACATATAACTCATTTCCTATAGCTTAACATTTGAGTTATAGATGATTGTTTATGAATATGTGTGGCATTAGGGGTGAAGCAAGGTGGCAGCTGCCACCCCAAAATAAGCCTCGCTGTCTCGAGCCACATATCTGTTTAAGGTTATTACTTTCTCTGTGTTCCCTCATTCAATACGTTCCACACAGTCGTGGCATTGGACTCATGATAGGCAGTCGtactttttttgtacaaaaagtacaaaaaaatgcaatacacaaaagacaataaacagtaacagaaacagcgccgaccgaccggtgtatatactgtatgtgaatactgaatgttcaaacaatatttcgtgcagtaagtttagaatgaacacagtttcttagcagcaggtcctgtggataatatatagagttgtgcaaaaaacagcaaatgactgaaatattgtatagtatgtgcataatggctgagatattgtaaaatatgtgcaaaaacagctgaaatgttggacagtatgtgcaaaaacagcagaaaagtatgcaaaacagtgtgtgtgcgtgttgtgagggtctgtgcagtccatacagatgatgtgtgtgtgcatatgttgtgctcagtatagtacagttcggttattgagaagtctgatgtcttgtgggaagaaactgttacacagtctggtcgtgagggccgaATGCTTTgttacctttttccagacagcaggagggtgaagagtgtgtgtgaggggtgtgtgggatcttcgacaatgctgttggctttgcggatgcagcgtgtggtgtaagtgtccatgatagagggaagagagaccccaatgatcttctccgatGTCCACCATTTACTGAAGCTCAGAGGGAGGTTATAAATAGTTACATATATACAGaaaacagactgtgtgtgtgtgtgtgtgtgtgtgtgtgtgtgtgtgtgtgtgctttcccAAGTTCCCAAATTACACCAGACCTCCAGCTACACAAACCCATATTTGGCGCATTTACCCTTTACAAATATGGCTGTTTTACTGCCCCAAAGTGGTCATAACAGGTAACTACAGTTcctataataattattattattattattattattattattattattattattagtattattagtattattagtattattattatcaaaggcacatcttttttatatttataaagatcTGGAGTTTATACTTCTGATTGTATAGAGAATGGAGAGTGGAGAATCAATTCCCTGAAGacttaaaaaagaacaaacatgaaaacatgGGAATGATCCTGAAAAATCCCAGTAAGCTTTATTATGGATTACATGTCCGTCGATGACAGCAAGTTGTCAAGTCCTCAGTATTTGTACAGTCAGAGATTCATGTGTATAATGACAGTGTGTACAAATGTATTGAttagttgttaaaaaaaagctatCTTCCAATGAAAACAACCCATATTTACCCATATCTCTTAATACTATAACAGGttattaataatttcatatttctgaactatacatacacattttcatagatttattaaattgtataaaaattcGAACTAAAGCATTATTACCATTTTTACAAACGATTAATTATATTTCCAGACACAAACACCAGTGAATAGAGGTTTTATAGAACCTTCAGACATTCTGTTACAATAATTTCAGAAATCAGAAGAACTTTTATATAAATCATGATCAGAACGTTCATTTCCTTCATAAGTAACTGATAATCCTAGAACACAATTACTGATTAATAAGGAAAAGTTTATAGAgcttaaaattattaaacatgaaACACCACAAACCCATTATTTCGTTCGATCACACAACCTCGCAGAAGATTTACACAAAACATCCCGGCTGAACCAGAACccagcgtatagaggctgagtgaatgtggtgtggactctgtggaggagcttcatggtgtcagagacgctgtagaaggacagagttcctgcactgtgatccacatacactcctattctggtgGGTGATGGAACTCTGAGATCAGTCTTAATGCTGTTGTGatagaagaagagagaagaagaagaacattccagactccaggactgaTTGTTGcgtccaaacacacactcatcaacCTGTCCTTTCCTGCTGATACCTTTATATGAGACTGATATTGACACACGTTTCTGACtgctccactccacctcccagtaacagcgtccagACACACTCTCCTTACTCAGAACCTGACTGTAgtagtcaaatctctctggatgttCAGAGTATTGTTGCCTTCTCACACTATATACAACCTCTCTGTTCTCCTCAGACAGAATGAGCTGGTGATTTACTGTGTTGGGATCCAAAGTCAGATCACAGAAATCTAAATACATGAAAAATGTGAACATGTTAGATATCAATCACAGTATAGATGTAGTagatgtggagtgtgtgcgtgtgtgtgcgtgtgtgtgtgttgggggggggtgtgtgtgttatagactTACATTTTAGAAACCCGTCTCTGCTGTTCGGCTCTAAGAGTAAAGTCTGAATGTCCTCAACTgttgagaaagaaataaaatgcccTGATGTTAAAACTGATAAAACCAGACAGTTGTATAGATCTGAAGTGTGTGTAGATCAAGTGCCACACTTCAGTGATGAAGCACCAAAGTGCAGAGTTTCTCAGCTCTAACACAAACTCATTCACGTCAGCAGTTTATCATCTTTAACAGGATCATTTCTTTACCATGTTCAGGGATGTTGATGAATTCGTcctggcagatttcctcaagTCTCTTTTTCAGatcagagagagatttcctcactcTCTCAAATGAGAGCTGTTGATTGACAGTGATGCTGGACGAATtctcacagagatcagactgaaAATCTGGTCTATTGTATGGAAGAGATTGATGACCAGAGACTAAAGCCTGCAAACAGCAATTAGACATGAAATTAGGAGAATAAATGAAAGTTATTTTAAAGAATCTTAAAGCTcattgtttccatatgaaaaaagGTTTGAAGCGGAAACATTTTAGAAACCTAAGAACCATCATATATTCACTAGAACCCATAACCTGGAAATGTGGATGTCATTGACCTTTATTTcctggaggaaatggatgtgatcatgtgtgtgtgaaagcttctccatctcagtgactctcctctgaagatcattaatctcctgctccagttgctcCAGGAGTCGTTCAGTTCGACTCAGTTCAGCCTTCTCCTGAGATCTGATCATCTCCGTCACCTtcgagcgctttttctccatgaaGCTGATCATCTTAGTAAAGATGATCTCATTGTcctccactgctgtctgtgcactgagctgttaggagacacacaacacatgaaggtccatttaaagctcatctctcattctctctcttactgggactctaaatgtctccatgttgtccatgttgtgtgtgtttctaggagcagctctgtctctgctcactgctcacctttatagtgttcagagcctgtttcagctcctgcaccttcttctgcttctcctggagtCTCTGCTGGAATTTCAGCTGCTCCTCCTGTAGCTCATTCTGAGGACACATCAGTTGTTTaggttcattttttaaattcacttCCTCCTGCATTTGTTCCTTCTGTATACATGAGTTCACACCCTCTCAGATTATGAGTACTGTCTATACAATTTtagacattctctctctctctctctctctctctctctctctctctctctctctctctctctctctctctgtgtgtgtgtgtgtgtctctctctctgttaaacCTATGTCGACTCACCCAGTCAGCAGGAATGTTCTCTTACCTGTTTGATGAGTTTATGATTAATGCTGATCAGAAATATATTCAACAGTCtcttaatgacattaaattatatttaaatatttatcttgatttaaaaataattttgataaatacataaatgggattttctcacctgtttttcagttctttctgCTGCAGCGGTGACTGTGTCATGACCTCTGTGTTTATCTATCATACACAGATAACAGATGAAGCTTTGGTCAGAACGACAGAAGATCTCCAGCACTTTatcatgttcagagcagatcttctcttgtaGATCTCGAGAGACTTCGACTAACTTGTGCTTTTTTAATCCAGGAACTTGATAGTGAGGTTTGAGATGAGTTTCACAAAACGAagccacacacaccagacaggacTTGACGGCTTTGTTTTTTCTCCCCGTGCAGAactcacactccacatctccaggtccagcataacagtgatcaggagaagcagcttggacTTCAGtcgtcttcttcagtttctccaccacttcagccagaATGTTGTTTCTGCATAGAACAGGCCttggtgtgaaagtgtctctgcactgaggacagctgtagacgtCCTTCTtatcctcctgatcccagcagtcattaatacacaccttacagaaactgtgaccacaggaGAGAGTCACCGGATtcttcaggagatccagacacactgaACAGATGAACTGATCCACTGAAAGCTGATCTACTGAAACACTCACCTCAGCCATTTTCCTGAACTCACACAGTGACAGAATACATGAGAGATAATCTCTGACTTTTGTTTTCTCTGGAATGAGGAATGGCTCTTCGCTTTCttctgagagagacagaaggaggaggagcaTTTAGTACACATGACTGTAATGGACATTCTATTAAAAAAGTGAATGAATGGTATTTGAATCATGCCTTAATCATGTTaggaaataaaagtttaaatgaaTCCAATGCTGCATCTGTGATGTTACTTTGCAGAGTGATGCAGTTTGTAACAAAACCAGGATTGGGAGAATCAGTAAGAAGTGAAATTGACAatagtttcttcttcttcttcttcttcttcttcttcttcttcttcttcttcttcttcttttggcttttcccttcaggggtcgccactgcgaatcatctctctccacctatccctatcttctgcatcctcaacacttgcacccactagcttcatatcctcatttaTTACATCcgttttcaattcaatttaattcaattcaagtttatttgtatagcactttttacaatgggctttgtctcaaagcagctttacagaacataaacatagaacagaaggtaaacataaagagaaatatagagaattaatatagtaaaaattcaagatatatatagttcagtgtgtatgtatgtatgtatgtatatgtatttatccccaatgcgcaagtctgaggtgactcaggcagcagtggcaaggaaaaactcccttaaattggtaaggaagaaaccttgagaggaaccagactcaaaggggaatccatcctcatatgggtgacaccagagggtgtgattacaaatatatagtcaaaaaaatgttgaatttaTACCtactctttggccttcctctttgcttcctgcctggcagctccatgtccagcATTCTCCtacctcctctgaacatgtccaaaccatcttaatatggcctccctaactttgtcccccaaacgtccaacatgagctgtccctatgatgtactcgttcctaatcctgtccaatcttgtcactcccaaagagaacctcaacattttcagctcggctacctctagctctgactcctgtctcttcttcagtgacactgtctctaaagaTTTAtaagacgcccttatccagagaaacatacataagtgcttaaataggtaagccctgcccacgattcacaccttaagggagactgaaactactcctgattaatcagctgagagaacaacaacgACCAaaactataaaatcaacaatggtatagaatataacaaaattcaaatcacactactcttgAATAAaatgagttaagcagatagtatacaaaagtcaggaacctactttaccagaagacaatatattcaaatgtagagagttaaagcacactaaACCGTActgcatggccggtctcaccactgccctgtacaccttccccttgattcttgctgatattttcctatgaCACCATTCTCCACCATTCTCCAccctgcactcgcttctttacctTTTTCCCACTCTCTAGATTTACTCTGGACTTttgtacttaaactcctgtaccttcatCACCTCTTCatcctgtaaccttactgttccactttcctccctttcattcacacacatgtgcTCAGActtactacgactgactttcattcctcttctctccagcacaaacctccacctctccaggttttcctccacctgctccctgctctcactacagatcacaatgtcatctgcaaacatcatcgtccaaggagactcctgtctgacctcgtctgacaactggtccatcactatagcaaacgggaaggggctcagagccgagccctgatgcagtccctcctccactttgaactcctctctctgacctacagcacacctcaccactgtcctggttctctcatacatgtcctgcaccactctgacatacttTTCTGCTACTCCTggcttcctcatacagtaccacagctcttctcttggcaccctgtcatacactttctccaagtctacaaacacacagtgcaactccccctgaccatccctatacttctACACCAAAacttctcagagcaaaaattacATCTgctgtgctctttctgggcatgaagccatactgctgctcacaaatttccactACCTTCTttaacctagcttccactactctttcccacagcttcattgtatggctcatcaactttttccccctatagttgctacaactctgcacgtcacccttattcttaaagatcggcactaacacacttcttctccattcctcaggcatcctctcaGTCTCTAAAACActgttgaacaaactagttaaaaatttcactgctgcctctcctagacacttccagacctctaccgggatgtcatcaggaccaactgcctttccacttttcatcctcttcaaagccttcctgacttcatcctttctaatcttatctactttCTGTTCCACAGAGATCACCCCtgggcatggtggcttaatggttagcacatttgcataacacctccagggttgggggttcgattcctgcctctgccttgtgtgtgtggagtttgcatgttctccctatgCCActaaaattgtccatagtgtgtgattgcgtgagtgaatgagagtgtgtgtgtgccctgcgacgGGTTgtcactctgtccagggtgtatccttccttgatcctcgatgacacctgagataggcacaggctccccatgacccgagatgttcggataagcggtagaaaattaataaatgaatgaatgaatgaatgaatgaaagagttCACcccttcttctcttttttccctctcattttcctcattcatcagctcctcaaagtattccttccatctcctctgtacactctcctcacttgtgagcacccttccatctctatccttaataattcaaacttgctgcacatccttcccatctcgatCCCTCTGCCTAGCTAACCTGTTCAAGTCCTTCTCCTCTACTTCTCTAATGTCTAAAATAGTGTACAACTCCTCATATGCCTTCAGCTTGGCCttagacacctccctcttcactctgtgctgtaaCTGCTTGTATTCCGGTCTATTCTCTTCGGT encodes:
- the LOC125145468 gene encoding tripartite motif-containing protein 16-like, whose amino-acid sequence is MAEVSVSVDQLSVDQFICSVCLDLLKNPVTLSCGHSFCKVCINDCWDQEDKKDVYSCPQCRDTFTPRPVLCRNNILAEVVEKLKKTTEVQAASPDHCYAGPGDVECEFCTGRKNKAVKSCLVCVASFCETHLKPHYQVPGLKKHKLVEVSRDLQEKICSEHDKVLEIFCRSDQSFICYLCMIDKHRGHDTVTAAAERTEKQNELQEEQLKFQQRLQEKQKKVQELKQALNTIKLSAQTAVEDNEIIFTKMISFMEKKRSKVTEMIRSQEKAELSRTERLLEQLEQEINDLQRRVTEMEKLSHTHDHIHFLQEIKALVSGHQSLPYNRPDFQSDLCENSSSITVNQQLSFERVRKSLSDLKKRLEEICQDEFINIPEHVEDIQTLLLEPNSRDGFLKYFCDLTLDPNTVNHQLILSEENREVVYSVRRQQYSEHPERFDYYSQVLSKESVSGRCYWEVEWSSQKRVSISVSYKGISRKGQVDECVFGRNNQSWSLECSSSSLFFYHNSIKTDLRVPSPTRIGVYVDHSAGTLSFYSVSDTMKLLHRVHTTFTQPLYAGFWFSRDVLCKSSARLCDRTK